A window from Flavobacterium gyeonganense encodes these proteins:
- a CDS encoding mannose-1-phosphate guanylyltransferase, which translates to MKKTYNSLIHVILTGGVGSRLWPLSRKSRPKQYLEIFDGKSLFEMTVDRNSHLADKVVVVGNTHNHHLSEKVMNKTNTQYINIVEATPRNTAAAIAFAAFAANPDDILIITPSDHIIEGMDDYDIAIESAVSKAQEGFIVTFGIIPTKPETGYGYIEALGDNVISFREKPNETTAKEFMAKGNFLWNSGMFCFKAGILLEELKKFQPEVYEKSKAVWEANKNGFLDLDLCMLIPSISIDYAVMEHSKKIKVVPASFSWSDLGSFESVYDYLLSGNHPVDAYGNMTIGCEKHTTFLGLQNTIFVYTDTANLILQKENSQDVKDIYSALEKQNSMLLN; encoded by the coding sequence ATGAAAAAAACGTACAATTCGCTAATACATGTAATATTAACTGGCGGAGTAGGCAGCAGGCTATGGCCTTTGTCCCGTAAAAGCAGACCAAAACAATACTTAGAAATATTTGATGGAAAATCTCTTTTTGAGATGACAGTTGACCGCAATAGCCATTTGGCGGATAAAGTAGTGGTAGTGGGAAATACACATAACCATCATTTAAGTGAAAAAGTGATGAATAAAACTAATACTCAGTATATCAATATAGTAGAGGCAACACCTAGAAATACTGCGGCGGCCATTGCATTTGCAGCATTTGCAGCAAATCCGGATGACATTCTCATCATCACACCTTCTGATCATATAATCGAAGGAATGGATGATTATGATATTGCAATAGAAAGTGCTGTATCAAAAGCTCAGGAAGGCTTTATTGTAACCTTTGGAATCATCCCAACCAAGCCGGAAACAGGATATGGCTATATTGAAGCTCTTGGAGATAATGTTATTTCTTTTCGCGAAAAACCTAATGAAACAACTGCAAAGGAATTTATGGCAAAAGGTAATTTTTTATGGAACAGCGGTATGTTTTGTTTTAAGGCAGGCATCTTATTAGAGGAGCTCAAAAAGTTTCAGCCAGAGGTTTATGAAAAATCCAAAGCAGTTTGGGAAGCCAATAAAAATGGCTTTCTGGATTTAGATTTATGCATGCTAATTCCATCTATTAGTATAGATTACGCAGTTATGGAGCATAGTAAGAAAATAAAGGTAGTACCAGCCTCCTTTTCATGGTCAGATTTAGGGTCTTTTGAATCAGTTTATGATTATCTTCTGTCAGGAAATCACCCTGTTGATGCATATGGCAATATGACAATTGGATGTGAAAAACATACGACATTTCTGGGACTGCAAAATACCATTTTTGTCTACACAGATACAGCCAATTTAATTTTGCAAAAAGAAAACTCTCAGGATGTTAAGGATATTTATAGTGCTTTAGAAAAACAAAATTCAATGCTATTAAACTAA
- a CDS encoding glycoside hydrolase family 97 protein — protein MKYICLLFFLVSSTFEINAQEILSPNKKIKVIVTSKKGSPDHSFGEVYFKVLYKSNLEYTELLPNSPMGIIRDDQKFTYNLKLTAESQVKMINQKYEMITGKRKLCTNAGSEKVFKYVNSNDKPIDIVFQVYNDGVVFRYEFPDRSESAVTIIDEHTTYVFASGTNRWMQEYTESYEDFFPFSDNGKSNNKKQEWGFPALFKLNNNPVWMLISEANISENNCAAKLNNSKNLNEYKVSYASPRDNFKQTGVKTTLPWNSQWHTLIIGGLSNVVESTLITDVSNPNELKETKWIKPGAVSWNYWAHNHGSKDYKIVADYVDLAAKMKWPYTLIDWEWDAMSNGGNIVDAAKYAKSKGIKPLMWYNSGTSWLDPTPVDRLLTKEKRSEEFKWLNKIGVYGIKVDFFAGDQQDMMKYFIDILKDAAKYRLMVNFHGATVPRGWARTYPNLMTTEAVYGAEWYNNKPVLTAKAAEHNSTIPFTRNIIGSMDYTPVTFSNTQYSHITSYAHELALSVVFESGFQHFADTPEAYNSLPAEPKEFLKNVPVSWDNTKLVDGYPGVFVIMARKKGKLWYLGGINGKEESQILKINFDFLEKGDFNLKIIKDGKNGTSFTVETKKIKRGDVLSVECLPRGGFSAVIEK, from the coding sequence ATGAAATATATTTGCTTACTATTTTTTCTTGTTTCCAGCACATTTGAAATAAATGCTCAGGAAATTTTGTCTCCAAACAAAAAGATTAAGGTAATTGTTACCTCAAAAAAAGGTTCACCTGATCATTCGTTTGGAGAAGTATATTTTAAAGTTTTGTATAAAAGCAATTTAGAATATACTGAATTACTGCCTAATTCGCCGATGGGTATCATAAGGGATGATCAAAAGTTTACGTATAATCTGAAACTTACAGCAGAGTCCCAGGTTAAAATGATAAATCAGAAATATGAAATGATTACCGGCAAACGAAAGCTGTGTACTAATGCGGGAAGTGAAAAGGTTTTTAAGTATGTAAATTCTAATGATAAGCCAATAGATATTGTTTTTCAGGTTTACAATGACGGAGTAGTATTTCGTTATGAATTTCCAGATCGTTCCGAATCGGCGGTTACCATCATTGATGAGCATACAACTTATGTTTTTGCTTCAGGGACTAATCGATGGATGCAGGAATATACGGAGTCTTATGAAGATTTTTTTCCTTTTTCAGACAATGGTAAATCAAACAATAAAAAACAGGAGTGGGGATTTCCTGCCTTATTCAAATTAAATAATAATCCTGTCTGGATGTTAATTTCTGAAGCAAATATTTCTGAAAATAACTGTGCTGCAAAATTGAACAATTCAAAAAATCTCAACGAATATAAAGTGAGTTATGCATCACCAAGAGATAATTTTAAGCAGACAGGTGTAAAAACGACATTGCCATGGAATTCGCAGTGGCATACGCTGATTATTGGCGGGTTGTCTAATGTTGTAGAGTCCACTTTAATTACAGATGTTAGTAATCCTAATGAATTGAAAGAAACCAAGTGGATAAAACCAGGGGCAGTTTCGTGGAATTACTGGGCTCATAATCATGGCTCAAAAGATTATAAAATTGTAGCAGACTATGTTGATTTAGCAGCAAAAATGAAATGGCCTTATACTTTAATTGACTGGGAATGGGATGCGATGAGTAATGGCGGAAATATCGTTGATGCTGCAAAGTATGCCAAAAGTAAAGGAATTAAACCTTTGATGTGGTATAATTCCGGTACATCTTGGCTTGATCCAACTCCGGTTGACCGTTTGCTGACAAAAGAAAAACGCAGTGAAGAATTTAAATGGCTCAATAAAATTGGTGTATATGGCATTAAAGTTGACTTTTTTGCCGGTGACCAGCAGGATATGATGAAATATTTCATTGACATTTTAAAAGATGCTGCAAAATACCGCTTAATGGTCAATTTTCATGGCGCAACTGTTCCAAGGGGCTGGGCGCGGACATATCCAAATTTGATGACTACAGAAGCGGTATATGGTGCTGAATGGTATAACAATAAACCTGTACTTACCGCTAAGGCTGCTGAGCATAATTCTACCATTCCTTTTACCCGAAATATAATAGGTTCAATGGATTATACTCCTGTAACTTTTTCAAATACACAATACTCTCATATTACCTCTTATGCACATGAGCTGGCATTATCGGTTGTTTTTGAATCCGGTTTTCAGCATTTTGCTGATACACCAGAAGCTTATAATAGTTTGCCGGCAGAGCCTAAAGAATTTTTGAAGAATGTTCCTGTAAGCTGGGACAATACAAAATTAGTTGATGGTTATCCCGGAGTTTTCGTTATAATGGCTCGTAAAAAAGGAAAATTATGGTATTTAGGAGGAATTAATGGGAAAGAAGAATCACAAATTTTAAAAATTAATTTCGATTTTCTGGAGAAAGGTGATTTTAATTTGAAGATTATTAAAGATGGAAAAAATGGCACTTCATTTACTGTTGAAACAAAAAAAATAAAAAGGGGAGATGTATTGAGTGTTGAATGTCTTCCAAGAGGCGGATTTTCAGCAGTTATTGAAAAATAA
- a CDS encoding L-rhamnose mutarotase, which translates to MSTKRLCYACDLIDNPDLIEEYKKYHAKENSKPEITKSIKDSGIVDMEIYILANRLFMIMEVDETFTPERKQMMDAANPDVQEWEKLMWKFQQAPPGAKEGEKWLPMEQIYKLGH; encoded by the coding sequence ATGAGTACAAAAAGATTATGTTATGCCTGTGATTTAATTGATAATCCGGACTTAATAGAAGAATATAAAAAGTATCATGCTAAGGAGAATAGCAAGCCTGAAATTACAAAAAGTATTAAAGATTCAGGAATCGTTGATATGGAAATCTATATCCTTGCCAATCGCCTGTTTATGATTATGGAAGTGGATGAAACGTTTACTCCCGAACGAAAACAAATGATGGATGCTGCTAACCCGGATGTTCAGGAATGGGAAAAATTGATGTGGAAATTTCAGCAGGCGCCTCCCGGAGCTAAAGAAGGCGAAAAATGGCTTCCAATGGAACAGATCTATAAATTAGGCCATTAA
- a CDS encoding MFS transporter, protein MQKNDSLPNNDITKKILPVILATSIFMQMLDSTILNTSITSIAKDLNESPLEMQNAIISYVLTLALFMPVSGFLSDKFGTRKVFIFALMLFSVGSVLCALSQSLIHLVFARVVQGIGGSLMTPVGKLALIKTFPKRELLKAMNFAIIPALIGPVLGPLVGGYMVDYLSWHWIFLINIPFGMIGILLSMKYMPDYKSPIIDFDLKGFLIFAAASLLLSISLELFGNTVRLTPVLLILMSGFLMLFWYYRHAIKDSNPIFPLNLFQVRTFRVGILGNLATRLGYSSIPLLLPMMIQIAYGQSAVTSGWIVAPMALTAIFGKSAVIKILNTFGYRKTLMVNTFIIGLLICTLAIPSIHTSIYWYIPIIAVLGFFNSIQFTSMNSISIADLRNYHTSSGNSLVSVNQQLAIGFGIALGLLVLKIFKGDVKLIHNEIHNAFRYTFLVVGFLTILSGGVFRRLHDKDGDNLKSAE, encoded by the coding sequence ATGCAAAAAAACGATTCCCTACCTAATAATGATATAACGAAAAAAATACTTCCTGTAATTCTGGCTACATCTATCTTTATGCAAATGCTGGATTCTACTATTCTCAACACTTCTATAACTTCTATTGCTAAAGATTTGAATGAATCTCCCTTAGAAATGCAAAACGCAATTATCAGCTACGTATTGACATTAGCACTTTTTATGCCTGTGAGTGGCTTTTTATCAGATAAATTTGGAACCAGAAAAGTATTTATTTTTGCATTGATGCTATTTAGTGTTGGATCTGTTTTATGTGCTTTATCCCAGTCTTTGATACATTTGGTTTTTGCGCGTGTAGTTCAGGGTATAGGCGGAAGCTTAATGACTCCTGTAGGGAAACTTGCACTCATTAAAACATTTCCAAAAAGAGAATTATTAAAGGCGATGAATTTTGCTATCATTCCTGCATTAATAGGACCTGTGTTAGGGCCGTTGGTCGGTGGTTATATGGTTGATTACTTATCCTGGCACTGGATTTTCCTTATCAATATTCCTTTCGGAATGATTGGTATACTCTTAAGTATGAAATACATGCCCGATTACAAATCTCCTATAATTGATTTTGATCTTAAGGGATTTTTAATTTTTGCTGCTGCATCTCTGTTGTTATCTATTTCATTAGAATTATTTGGAAATACAGTACGTCTTACGCCTGTTTTACTCATATTAATGTCCGGATTTCTGATGCTTTTCTGGTATTACCGCCATGCTATAAAAGATAGCAATCCTATTTTCCCTTTAAATTTATTTCAGGTCCGCACTTTTCGGGTTGGCATATTAGGAAATCTGGCAACCCGCCTAGGTTACAGTTCCATTCCTTTGCTGCTACCTATGATGATTCAGATTGCTTATGGACAATCAGCGGTTACTTCAGGCTGGATAGTTGCCCCCATGGCACTTACTGCAATATTTGGAAAATCTGCAGTAATTAAAATTTTAAATACTTTTGGATATCGAAAAACCCTGATGGTCAATACTTTTATCATCGGCCTATTGATTTGTACTTTAGCCATTCCTTCCATTCATACTTCTATTTACTGGTACATTCCTATTATTGCTGTTTTAGGATTCTTCAACTCTATACAATTTACATCAATGAATTCTATTTCGATTGCTGACTTAAGAAATTATCATACCAGCAGTGGAAATTCATTAGTTTCTGTAAATCAACAGCTTGCTATAGGTTTTGGAATTGCTCTGGGATTACTTGTACTTAAAATATTTAAGGGCGATGTAAAACTCATTCACAATGAAATTCATAATGCCTTTCGGTATACCTTTTTAGTTGTGGGATTTCTCACTATTCTTTCAGGCGGCGTTTTCAGACGCCTTCATGATAAGGATGGAGACAATTTAAAATCAGCAGAATAA
- a CDS encoding PRC-barrel domain-containing protein, giving the protein METKDRNLYRLDELSDYKIASNYSDVRGWKIVDADNRTIGKIDNLWVNKDMKRVVYLDVNVDKQLIDDSRNEIHEAIANDNGREFIYKEGDSHIIIPIGSVSINKDTKTVMATNIGYDTFRKTSRYNLQHNFDRNYERRVLNSYYPDEDSRIVSDSDDDAFYNRREFDGR; this is encoded by the coding sequence ATGGAAACTAAAGATAGAAATTTATACAGGCTGGATGAACTTTCTGATTATAAAATTGCCTCGAACTATTCTGATGTAAGAGGATGGAAAATAGTAGACGCAGATAACCGTACTATTGGTAAAATCGATAATCTATGGGTTAATAAAGATATGAAGCGAGTAGTATATCTGGATGTAAATGTTGATAAACAATTAATAGACGATAGTCGTAACGAGATACATGAGGCTATAGCGAATGATAATGGAAGGGAGTTCATTTATAAAGAAGGAGACAGTCATATTATAATTCCAATTGGTTCAGTCAGTATAAATAAAGATACGAAAACTGTCATGGCAACCAATATAGGATATGATACATTTAGAAAAACAAGCAGATACAACCTTCAGCATAATTTTGACAGAAACTATGAAAGACGAGTATTGAATTCGTATTATCCGGATGAAGATTCAAGAATTGTGTCAGACAGCGATGATGACGCCTTTTATAACCGAAGAGAATTTGACGGTCGTTAA
- a CDS encoding helix-turn-helix domain-containing protein: MSKNIFKYSFSLLHIDYVKLNNKWNYYNVVSPYYRLYYIDEGIGSISDSYDELILEPGFLYLIPSFTICNLKCDEYLSQFFIQFFEESADGISLFNNNRSVMKLPATEIDIILIKKMLQINPGRGINRSDNPKVYERESYYKEYTSLNDAMKTHLKFENQGIILQLISRFLSNNDFKTNQSQITSSKILDTMSYIQIHLKENLTVAQLAKRVNQNQDYFSKQFMLHTGQRPLHYIHEKKIERAQYLIATTNKTFLEIALDTGFSNLPHFSKIFKQIVSITPGEYRNQISQLN; encoded by the coding sequence ATGTCTAAAAATATCTTCAAATATTCTTTTTCATTACTGCATATTGACTATGTTAAACTTAATAACAAATGGAATTACTACAATGTGGTTAGTCCTTACTATCGCTTGTATTACATCGACGAGGGAATAGGTTCTATTTCTGATAGTTATGACGAATTAATTTTAGAGCCGGGTTTTTTATATCTCATCCCAAGTTTTACCATATGCAACCTGAAATGTGATGAATATCTGAGTCAGTTTTTTATCCAGTTTTTTGAAGAGTCTGCTGACGGAATTTCTTTATTTAACAACAATAGAAGTGTGATGAAACTTCCCGCAACTGAAATTGATATCATACTTATCAAAAAAATGCTTCAAATTAATCCGGGAAGAGGAATCAACAGATCGGACAATCCAAAAGTATATGAAAGAGAAAGTTATTATAAAGAATACACTTCGTTAAATGATGCCATGAAGACGCATCTTAAGTTTGAAAACCAAGGCATTATCCTTCAGCTCATATCCCGTTTTTTAAGTAATAATGATTTTAAAACCAATCAGTCCCAAATTACTTCCTCTAAAATACTCGACACCATGAGTTATATTCAAATTCACTTAAAGGAAAATCTTACTGTTGCACAATTGGCTAAAAGGGTAAATCAGAATCAGGATTATTTTTCAAAGCAATTCATGCTCCATACCGGACAAAGACCTTTGCATTATATTCATGAAAAAAAAATTGAAAGAGCCCAATATTTAATCGCTACTACGAATAAAACTTTTCTGGAGATTGCGCTGGATACCGGATTTTCGAATCTGCCTCACTTTTCAAAAATATTCAAACAGATTGTGAGCATCACTCCCGGAGAATACCGAAATCAGATTAGTCAATTAAATTAA
- a CDS encoding glycosyltransferase, with protein sequence MANNLQEIEISSKRRSGGFETEAQYYDMIVFCHLKWQVVYDRPQHIISRMANTMKILFIEEPVNQPENDNSGNLMVINENLNVLQPNVSNINEIAAIIPAYVKNNNIAVGWFYSASFCPLLETLEFDTIIYDCMDELSAFREDSSHLIEQEKYLMANADVIFTAGKPLYDSKKQLHHNVHYFPSCADKNHFAQALNNISIPADIGDIKGPIVGYYGTIDESVNLSLLHETAKKMPHISFVMIGKVATTDLPQEANIHYLGMKCYDELPNYLKAIDIAMMPFKLNGGRKYISNTKTLEYMAAGKPIISTKVTDIEHYSSSITLIATADEFTVAITSLVNKNDQEIMKTKYQNILTSNCWDKTVEKMQSILSIFSK encoded by the coding sequence ATGGCAAATAATTTACAAGAAATAGAAATAAGCTCAAAAAGGCGATCTGGAGGATTTGAAACCGAAGCCCAATATTATGACATGATTGTGTTTTGTCATTTAAAATGGCAGGTTGTATATGATCGCCCACAACACATCATTAGCAGAATGGCTAATACAATGAAAATTTTATTTATTGAAGAACCTGTGAATCAACCAGAAAATGATAATTCAGGTAATCTGATGGTAATAAATGAAAATCTTAATGTGCTGCAGCCCAATGTATCAAACATTAATGAAATCGCAGCAATCATTCCTGCATATGTAAAAAATAATAATATAGCTGTTGGATGGTTTTATTCTGCATCTTTCTGTCCGTTGTTAGAAACTCTGGAATTTGACACGATAATTTATGACTGTATGGATGAACTTTCGGCATTTAGAGAAGATTCTTCGCACTTAATTGAGCAGGAAAAATATCTGATGGCGAATGCTGATGTTATATTTACAGCAGGAAAGCCGCTCTATGATTCCAAAAAACAATTGCATCACAACGTACATTATTTTCCAAGTTGTGCAGATAAAAATCATTTTGCCCAGGCTCTCAATAATATTTCCATCCCTGCCGACATCGGTGATATTAAGGGCCCAATTGTGGGTTACTATGGCACAATAGATGAATCTGTTAATTTGAGTTTATTACACGAAACTGCAAAAAAAATGCCACATATTTCATTCGTAATGATTGGAAAAGTTGCTACGACGGATCTTCCGCAAGAAGCAAATATTCATTATCTGGGCATGAAGTGTTATGACGAACTTCCGAATTATCTTAAGGCTATTGATATTGCTATGATGCCTTTTAAACTAAATGGTGGAAGAAAATACATTAGCAATACAAAAACTTTAGAGTACATGGCTGCCGGAAAACCAATAATCTCAACAAAAGTTACAGATATTGAGCATTACAGCAGCTCTATTACCCTCATAGCTACGGCTGATGAATTTACTGTGGCTATTACTTCATTAGTAAATAAAAATGATCAGGAAATAATGAAAACGAAATATCAAAACATTCTCACAAGCAACTGTTGGGACAAAACTGTTGAAAAGATGCAATCTATACTGAGTATTTTTAGCAAATAA
- a CDS encoding alpha-L-fucosidase — translation MNRRNALKLGMSALAGVYLSPLLSQTRLFSNIPLPIDGLFQPTWDSLEKYQVPDWFRDAKFGMWAHWGPQCEPEAGDWYGRGMYEEGSRQYKFHVEKYGHPSKFGFKDIINIWKADNWNPQELVDLYKDAGAKYFMAMANHHDNLDLYNSKFQPEWNSTKMGPKKDIIAGWEKAARKANLPFAVSIHAAHAWNWFDTAQGADKNGPLAGIPYDGRLTKEDGKGTWWEGLDPQDLYAQNHPLSERPSRDSSVHSQWDWGDGASIPTSAYSEKFHNRTIDLIEKYNPDMLYFDDTALPLWPVSDAGLRIAAHMYNNSLKKNKTVQAVITGKILTEQQRKAIVWDIEKGQSNEIEPLAWQTDTCIGNWHYDRDVYNEKRYKSAKTVIHTLIDVVSKNGNLMLNIPVRGDGSIDELERAIVKEVGVWMKANSKSIYGTRPWKIFGEGPQQASAGALKAQGFNEGKGKPYTSEDIRFVQKDKKLFATVMDWPENGSVLIKSLGKGAGYYTNSIKQVKLVSTGEKLKFTQHNNGLEVHFPNQKPKASFANALEIV, via the coding sequence ATGAATAGAAGAAATGCTTTAAAATTAGGGATGTCGGCTTTAGCGGGAGTTTACTTATCTCCATTATTGAGTCAAACCCGATTATTTAGTAATATTCCGTTGCCAATCGATGGCCTTTTTCAGCCTACGTGGGATTCGCTTGAAAAGTATCAGGTGCCGGATTGGTTTCGGGATGCTAAATTTGGCATGTGGGCACATTGGGGGCCTCAATGCGAACCTGAAGCCGGAGACTGGTACGGAAGAGGTATGTATGAAGAAGGTTCAAGGCAATATAAATTTCATGTTGAAAAATATGGGCATCCGTCGAAATTTGGATTTAAAGATATAATCAATATCTGGAAAGCAGACAACTGGAATCCGCAGGAGCTGGTTGACTTATATAAAGATGCCGGAGCCAAATATTTTATGGCAATGGCTAATCATCACGATAATCTGGATTTGTATAACAGTAAGTTTCAGCCAGAATGGAATTCTACGAAAATGGGGCCAAAAAAAGACATCATAGCCGGATGGGAAAAAGCGGCACGTAAAGCAAATCTTCCTTTTGCGGTAAGTATTCATGCGGCACACGCATGGAACTGGTTTGACACTGCACAGGGTGCTGATAAAAATGGTCCTTTAGCAGGAATTCCGTATGATGGCCGTCTCACTAAGGAAGACGGAAAAGGAACATGGTGGGAAGGCCTGGATCCTCAGGATTTGTATGCTCAAAATCACCCTTTAAGCGAAAGACCTTCCCGTGATTCATCCGTTCACAGCCAATGGGATTGGGGAGATGGAGCTTCAATACCTACGTCGGCATATTCTGAAAAGTTTCATAACAGGACAATCGATCTGATCGAAAAGTATAATCCCGATATGCTTTATTTTGATGATACAGCTTTACCATTATGGCCTGTGAGTGACGCAGGTTTGCGAATAGCAGCACATATGTACAATAATAGTCTTAAAAAAAATAAAACTGTCCAGGCGGTTATTACAGGCAAAATATTAACAGAGCAGCAGCGTAAAGCTATAGTGTGGGATATTGAAAAAGGACAAAGTAATGAAATTGAGCCTTTAGCGTGGCAAACAGATACTTGTATTGGAAACTGGCATTATGACCGTGACGTTTATAACGAAAAGCGTTATAAATCAGCTAAAACAGTAATTCATACTTTAATAGATGTAGTGAGTAAAAACGGAAATCTGATGCTTAATATTCCGGTAAGGGGGGATGGAAGTATAGATGAATTAGAGCGTGCGATTGTAAAAGAAGTTGGAGTTTGGATGAAAGCCAACAGTAAAAGTATTTATGGTACAAGACCATGGAAAATATTCGGTGAAGGACCACAACAGGCAAGTGCCGGAGCATTAAAAGCTCAGGGATTTAACGAAGGAAAAGGTAAGCCTTATACATCAGAGGACATCCGATTTGTGCAAAAAGACAAAAAGCTTTTTGCTACTGTAATGGACTGGCCGGAAAATGGTTCTGTATTGATTAAAAGTTTAGGAAAAGGAGCTGGTTATTATACGAATAGTATTAAACAGGTAAAGTTAGTCAGTACAGGTGAAAAGCTTAAATTTACACAGCATAACAATGGCTTAGAAGTTCATTTTCCAAATCAAAAACCGAAAGCTTCTTTTGCCAATGCACTTGAGATTGTATAA
- a CDS encoding NAD(P)H-binding protein has product MKALVIGATGSTGKELVEQLLEDSDYTSVSIFVRRSIGKSHPKLTEHVVDFSKINQFSALITGDVLFSCIGTTLKLAGSKENQWKIDFDIPSAVAVEAKKNDVKSFVLVSSYGASSKSTIFYSKMKGKLEDYIATLNFEQYLVFRPGPLIRKNTDRLGEKISVRLIKTLNSIGLLKKLKPISTAFLAQKLIKAPKKLSSGMIILEVRQILEFN; this is encoded by the coding sequence ATGAAAGCATTAGTAATTGGAGCTACAGGCTCAACAGGAAAAGAATTAGTTGAACAGCTTCTGGAGGATAGTGATTATACTTCTGTTTCAATTTTTGTCAGACGCTCAATAGGAAAATCCCATCCAAAACTTACGGAACATGTTGTGGATTTTTCAAAAATAAATCAGTTTAGCGCTTTAATTACCGGAGATGTTCTTTTTTCATGCATTGGAACTACATTAAAATTAGCTGGTTCAAAAGAGAATCAATGGAAGATTGATTTTGATATTCCTTCGGCAGTTGCTGTAGAAGCCAAAAAAAATGACGTAAAGTCTTTTGTATTGGTTTCCTCTTATGGTGCTTCCTCAAAAAGCACTATTTTTTATTCTAAAATGAAAGGAAAACTCGAAGATTATATTGCTACCCTTAATTTTGAGCAATATCTGGTTTTTAGGCCAGGACCGCTTATAAGAAAAAATACGGATCGCTTAGGTGAGAAAATTTCAGTTAGATTAATAAAAACTCTAAATTCAATTGGACTTTTAAAAAAATTAAAACCAATTTCTACTGCTTTTTTAGCTCAAAAATTGATAAAAGCTCCTAAAAAACTTTCGTCAGGAATGATTATACTCGAAGTCAGACAGATTTTGGAATTCAATTAG
- a CDS encoding response regulator gives MSAGNRTEALKALHSNQLPDIIILDLALPGVIGSELLGLIKNSSLTAKIPVVLYSSHNKELMEEIAKPFIADHYISKPNSFQQLVDSLKKIF, from the coding sequence GTGTCTGCCGGGAATCGCACAGAAGCACTGAAAGCCCTTCATAGTAATCAATTGCCGGATATTATAATTTTAGATCTTGCCTTGCCCGGAGTCATTGGCTCTGAATTATTAGGTTTAATAAAAAACTCTTCTTTGACCGCAAAGATTCCAGTGGTTTTATATTCCTCGCACAATAAAGAATTAATGGAAGAAATTGCCAAACCATTTATTGCAGACCACTACATCAGTAAGCCTAACAGTTTCCAACAACTTGTAGATTCACTTAAAAAAATTTTTTAA